A genomic segment from Brevundimonas mediterranea encodes:
- a CDS encoding sulfotransferase, whose amino-acid sequence MIAAAEPVGAPTDRDALLRQAIDLRAARRAPEALAVLDRLQGLHPRFSRALQERGHCHVLLGDAPSALKALGEAVRLNPSLPASWDMLEQLHRMRGETGPADGAAQRLAMLRRLPPEIVAADSLLADGDLAEAETVIRDVLYRQGPSAGALRLLARIRQACGDAEEAETLLEGVLASAPDYEAARFDYAMILLQRQKPQAARREAERLLQREPERREHLKLFAAACVALGDYEPVIEIYRRLLDGAPVVGAETAELRLWRANALKVTGRLEEAVADYRAALAARPDYGVAWFSLANLKLHSFSDADVERLQAAAARTDLQDMDRVYLAFALGKALEDRADYAGSWRWYAQGNEVRRSLGRYRPEVAEACAARTTQAFTAEVFNDRADCGAPDADPIFVLGLPRSGSTLIEQILASHSQVEGTQELTEIGRYAGELFGRDPDCGLPVRPAAVLQMSAAEARALGERFLAETRTYRREGRPFFIDKMPNNFWHIGLIHLILPKAKIIDVRREPMACCFSNLKQLFGTTNQEFTNDIDAIARYYRSYLDLMRHWDEVLPGRVLRVQYEDLVEDLEGGVRRMLEHCGLAFEPACLDFHQTRRSVRTPSSEQVRRPISRDGLAQWRNYEPWLAPLQAALGDALIRYRD is encoded by the coding sequence ATGATAGCGGCGGCTGAGCCCGTCGGCGCGCCGACCGATCGCGACGCCCTGCTGCGTCAGGCCATAGACCTGCGCGCGGCGCGGCGGGCGCCGGAGGCCCTGGCGGTTCTGGATCGGTTGCAGGGGCTCCATCCCCGATTCAGCCGCGCTTTGCAGGAGCGGGGTCACTGCCATGTCCTGCTCGGCGACGCGCCGTCGGCGCTCAAGGCTCTGGGAGAGGCGGTCCGGCTGAACCCCAGCCTGCCGGCCAGCTGGGACATGCTGGAGCAGTTGCACCGGATGCGAGGCGAGACTGGGCCTGCGGACGGGGCGGCGCAGAGGCTGGCGATGCTGAGGCGTCTGCCGCCGGAGATCGTGGCGGCGGACAGTCTGTTGGCCGACGGCGATCTGGCGGAAGCCGAGACGGTCATCCGTGATGTGCTGTACCGCCAGGGGCCGTCGGCCGGGGCCTTGCGTCTGCTCGCGCGCATTCGTCAGGCCTGCGGCGATGCGGAAGAGGCGGAGACCCTGTTGGAGGGGGTGCTGGCCAGTGCGCCGGACTATGAGGCCGCGCGCTTCGACTACGCCATGATTCTGTTGCAGCGGCAGAAGCCGCAGGCGGCGCGGCGCGAAGCGGAACGACTGCTGCAGCGCGAACCAGAGCGACGAGAGCATCTGAAACTGTTCGCCGCCGCCTGCGTGGCCTTGGGCGACTATGAGCCGGTGATCGAGATTTATCGGCGGCTGCTGGACGGGGCACCCGTGGTCGGCGCCGAGACGGCGGAGCTGAGGCTGTGGCGTGCGAACGCCCTGAAGGTCACGGGTCGGCTGGAGGAGGCGGTGGCCGACTATCGCGCCGCCCTGGCCGCGCGGCCCGACTATGGCGTCGCCTGGTTCAGTCTGGCCAATCTGAAGCTCCACAGCTTCTCGGACGCTGATGTCGAGCGGTTGCAGGCCGCGGCGGCGCGGACGGACTTGCAGGATATGGACCGGGTCTATCTGGCCTTCGCCCTGGGCAAGGCGCTGGAGGATCGGGCGGATTATGCCGGTTCGTGGCGTTGGTACGCCCAAGGGAACGAGGTCCGGCGTTCGCTGGGCCGGTACAGGCCCGAGGTCGCCGAGGCCTGCGCCGCGCGCACCACCCAGGCGTTTACGGCCGAGGTGTTCAACGACCGCGCCGACTGCGGGGCGCCGGACGCCGATCCCATCTTCGTTCTGGGCTTGCCGCGTTCTGGATCGACGCTGATCGAGCAGATCCTGGCTTCGCATTCACAGGTCGAGGGGACGCAGGAGCTGACGGAGATCGGTCGCTACGCCGGCGAACTGTTCGGGCGTGATCCCGACTGCGGCCTGCCGGTTCGGCCGGCGGCTGTGCTTCAGATGTCGGCGGCGGAGGCTCGTGCTCTGGGCGAAAGGTTCCTGGCCGAGACGCGGACCTATCGCCGGGAGGGGCGGCCGTTCTTCATCGACAAGATGCCGAACAATTTCTGGCATATCGGCCTGATCCATCTGATCCTGCCGAAGGCGAAGATCATCGATGTGCGGCGCGAACCCATGGCCTGCTGCTTCAGCAATCTGAAACAGCTGTTCGGCACGACCAATCAGGAATTCACCAACGATATCGACGCTATCGCCCGCTACTACCGCAGCTATCTGGACCTGATGCGGCATTGGGACGAGGTGCTGCCGGGACGGGTGCTTCGGGTGCAGTACGAGGATCTGGTCGAGGATCTCGAGGGCGGGGTGCGGCGGATGCTGGAGCATTGCGGGCTGGCGTTCGAACCGGCCTGTCTGGACTTCCATCAGACCCGGCGCAGCGTGCGCACGCCCAGTTCAGAACAGGTGCGGCGACCGATCAGCCGCGACGGCCTGGCGCAGTGGCGCAACTACGAACCCTGGCTCGCGCCGCTTCAGGCCGCGCTGGGCGACGCCTTGATCCGTTACAGGGACTGA
- a CDS encoding aspartyl/asparaginyl beta-hydroxylase domain-containing protein: protein MTVAPAANPRKTATIRRLGPVDIAALHAAVLEIPEAVWDAENQSKPNKFEVLDQTRHIVFRFVDSPRDWRGSHDRPLWGAWRALLEPVLAQAVQAYGYGRGVFPRVMLARMPAGGVIHPHIDANPAAKWPHKIHVPITTNPEVVSFFGGQEHRFPVGEAVEVNNLGPHWVRNGGATDRIHLIFEYYDADQPDPNWLAPLLAAAPR, encoded by the coding sequence ATGACCGTCGCGCCCGCCGCCAATCCGCGAAAGACCGCGACGATCCGCAGGCTGGGGCCGGTCGATATCGCCGCCCTGCATGCCGCCGTGCTGGAGATTCCGGAAGCCGTCTGGGACGCGGAAAACCAGAGCAAGCCGAACAAGTTCGAGGTGCTGGACCAGACCCGGCACATCGTGTTCCGGTTCGTCGACAGTCCGCGCGACTGGCGAGGTTCGCACGATCGCCCGCTCTGGGGGGCGTGGCGCGCGCTGCTGGAGCCGGTGCTGGCCCAGGCGGTTCAGGCCTATGGCTATGGGCGGGGAGTCTTTCCGCGCGTGATGCTGGCCCGGATGCCGGCGGGCGGCGTGATCCATCCGCATATCGACGCCAATCCGGCCGCCAAATGGCCGCACAAGATCCATGTGCCGATCACGACCAACCCGGAGGTCGTCTCCTTCTTCGGCGGGCAGGAGCACCGGTTCCCGGTCGGTGAGGCGGTGGAGGTCAATAATCTGGGACCGCACTGGGTGCGAAACGGCGGCGCCACCGACCGAATTCATCTGATTTTCGAATACTATGACGCGGACCAGCCGGATCCGAACTGGCTGGCGCCGCTGCTGGCCGCCGCCCCGCGATGA
- a CDS encoding sulfotransferase family 2 domain-containing protein — protein MIVSHHHRFIFAAVPKTGTHAVRRALREQMGKEDLEQVGLFIDKRFPWEDLAAIRHGHLSLRQIRPYVGEEAFADYFKFAFVRNPFDRFVSYCAFMLRDGDVFQRRPRDVMRHFLFQQPPEQHILFQPQASLLADEDGKTLLTDQFGRVEEMQASYDSLCARIGIAARPLDRVNASTHGDYRLYYDKQLIDGVAARYAQDIELFGYSFEGLR, from the coding sequence ATGATCGTTTCCCACCATCACCGGTTCATCTTCGCCGCCGTGCCCAAAACCGGCACCCATGCCGTGCGCCGCGCCCTGCGCGAGCAGATGGGGAAGGAGGACCTGGAACAGGTGGGGTTGTTCATCGACAAGCGCTTCCCCTGGGAAGATCTGGCGGCGATCCGCCACGGCCACCTGTCCCTGCGGCAGATTCGACCCTATGTCGGCGAAGAGGCGTTCGCCGACTATTTCAAGTTCGCCTTTGTGCGCAATCCGTTCGACCGGTTCGTCTCCTACTGCGCCTTCATGCTGCGCGACGGCGACGTCTTCCAGCGCCGCCCGCGCGACGTGATGCGCCACTTCCTGTTTCAGCAGCCGCCGGAACAGCACATCCTGTTCCAGCCTCAGGCGTCGCTGCTGGCGGACGAGGACGGCAAGACCCTGCTGACCGATCAGTTCGGGCGGGTGGAGGAGATGCAGGCCTCTTACGATAGTCTTTGCGCCCGTATCGGCATCGCCGCGCGTCCGCTGGACCGGGTGAACGCCAGCACCCACGGCGACTATCGGCTCTATTACGACAAACAGCTGATCGACGGCGTCGCCGCCCGCTATGCTCAGGATATCGAACTGTTCGGCTACAGCTTCGAAGGGCTGAGGTGA
- a CDS encoding TonB-dependent receptor yields MSKQYPVRGMGPNLKKVLLATVSAAVAGASASAAFAQEAATAEVDEIVVTGFRKSLSDARAIKQDSVIQVDAIVAEDMAKFPDLNLAESLQRLPGVQINREAGEGRRISLRGLGPDFARVQLNGMEVLGNVDSAQDSRGQRSRDRAFDFNIFASELFSRVEVEKTFEAAQKEGGMAGTVGLFTGKPFDYGTGADGALSLKVGTNEYTEDTQPRIAALFTQNWDNVFGVSFSAAYSKRETTEQGHNTYNRSNPSAATMQSLVTKGLNISGLSAAQRAKFLSGDLYFADGNRISSWNAEQERLGLTAAVQWRPMDGMELTLDVLHGEFTTRRNEYHLATRPLASTGSVAFDTAAGGVWPSIFQSASVINDLTWDSDNYVTMTDVTGATFGSEHRRSLNENKFNQVALTGEWEMSDRLKFDGHVGWEKSTYDTPYDDKLYMRAKGNLIANYGENGQSASFEYPNWDPTNPANYAMDSFYYRAFNNESELHEGELNARYELNDTWTLRAGVAYHKFRQQGEDLFYDDNVNGTRSKMRGTAVGDVTSVFTNAFGSWLVGDYDKAFAKYNEYHRLEQNKDGTGGALQDIENVYETTEETLSGFVQGDWDSELFGRRFRGNIGLRGYSTDTHSTGWIQGDNYAYLGTTDVEGSYEGVLPAMNAVLEVTPEVLVRFSATQNLNRPGLGSMAAEGSAFQDSSGKITASRGNPNLEPYKDNTLDFAVEYYFGDVGLMSASLFHKDIKNFIETVRFTDVPFSETGVPYSTIPGATASTIVNEFSMPVNKEGRVELTGLELAAQSQLSFLPAPFDNLGVVANYTYIDMPDDLTGISKTSYNATVYYETDRWGARASLNYRDKWYTGYNTAVMSASTRGFEGGTYVDAAAFFNITESLQLTFDAVNLTNEKDTQFWGQNEYLYNQNQSGTTYTAGLTYKF; encoded by the coding sequence ATGTCGAAGCAATATCCCGTTCGGGGCATGGGCCCGAACCTCAAGAAGGTGCTGTTGGCGACGGTGTCGGCGGCGGTCGCCGGCGCCAGCGCATCCGCAGCCTTCGCCCAGGAGGCGGCGACCGCCGAGGTCGACGAGATCGTCGTCACCGGCTTCCGCAAGTCGCTGAGCGACGCGCGGGCGATCAAGCAGGATTCGGTCATCCAGGTCGACGCCATTGTGGCCGAGGACATGGCCAAGTTCCCGGATCTCAATCTGGCGGAATCGCTGCAGCGCCTGCCCGGCGTGCAGATCAACCGTGAGGCCGGCGAGGGCCGTCGGATCTCGCTGCGGGGCCTCGGTCCGGACTTCGCCCGGGTGCAGCTGAACGGCATGGAAGTGCTGGGCAACGTCGACTCGGCGCAAGACAGCCGCGGCCAGCGGTCGCGTGACCGCGCGTTCGATTTCAATATCTTCGCTTCGGAACTGTTCTCGCGGGTCGAGGTCGAGAAGACCTTTGAAGCCGCGCAGAAAGAGGGCGGCATGGCCGGCACCGTCGGCCTGTTCACCGGCAAGCCCTTTGACTACGGCACAGGCGCCGACGGCGCCCTGTCGCTGAAGGTCGGCACCAACGAATATACCGAAGACACCCAGCCGCGCATCGCCGCCCTGTTCACCCAGAACTGGGACAATGTGTTCGGCGTCTCCTTCTCGGCCGCCTACAGCAAACGCGAGACGACGGAGCAGGGCCACAACACGTATAACCGTTCCAACCCCAGCGCCGCGACGATGCAGAGCCTCGTGACCAAGGGATTGAACATCTCCGGCCTGTCCGCCGCCCAACGGGCCAAGTTCCTGTCCGGAGATCTGTATTTCGCCGACGGCAATCGTATCTCGTCGTGGAACGCCGAGCAGGAACGGCTGGGCCTGACGGCGGCGGTCCAGTGGCGTCCGATGGATGGCATGGAACTGACGCTCGATGTGCTGCACGGCGAGTTCACGACGCGCCGTAACGAGTATCATCTGGCGACGCGGCCTCTGGCCTCGACCGGTTCGGTGGCCTTCGACACGGCCGCCGGCGGCGTCTGGCCGTCGATCTTCCAGTCGGCCTCGGTCATCAACGACCTGACCTGGGACAGCGACAACTACGTGACCATGACCGACGTCACGGGCGCCACCTTCGGCAGCGAGCATCGCCGGTCGCTGAACGAGAACAAGTTCAATCAGGTCGCGCTGACCGGTGAATGGGAAATGTCCGACCGTCTGAAGTTCGACGGTCACGTGGGTTGGGAAAAGTCGACCTATGACACGCCGTATGACGACAAGCTGTACATGCGCGCCAAGGGCAATCTGATCGCCAACTATGGCGAGAACGGCCAGTCCGCCTCGTTCGAATATCCGAACTGGGACCCGACCAATCCGGCCAACTATGCGATGGATTCGTTCTACTACCGCGCCTTCAACAATGAATCAGAGCTGCACGAGGGCGAGCTTAACGCGCGGTACGAACTGAACGACACCTGGACGCTGCGCGCCGGCGTCGCCTATCACAAGTTCCGCCAGCAGGGCGAAGACCTGTTCTATGACGACAATGTCAACGGCACGCGGTCCAAGATGCGCGGCACGGCGGTCGGCGACGTCACCTCGGTCTTCACCAACGCCTTCGGATCGTGGCTGGTCGGCGACTATGACAAGGCCTTCGCCAAGTACAACGAGTACCACCGTCTGGAGCAGAACAAGGACGGCACCGGCGGCGCCTTGCAGGACATCGAGAACGTCTATGAGACGACCGAGGAAACCCTGTCCGGCTTCGTTCAGGGCGACTGGGACAGCGAACTGTTCGGCCGCCGCTTCCGCGGCAATATCGGCCTGCGCGGCTACAGCACCGACACCCACAGCACCGGCTGGATCCAGGGCGACAACTATGCCTATCTGGGCACGACCGACGTGGAAGGCAGCTACGAGGGCGTGTTGCCGGCCATGAACGCGGTCCTGGAAGTGACGCCGGAGGTGCTGGTGCGCTTCTCCGCGACCCAGAACCTGAACCGTCCGGGCCTCGGCTCGATGGCGGCCGAGGGCAGCGCCTTCCAGGACAGCTCGGGCAAGATTACTGCTTCGCGCGGTAATCCAAATCTGGAGCCCTACAAGGACAACACCCTGGACTTCGCCGTCGAATACTACTTCGGCGACGTCGGCCTGATGTCGGCTAGCTTGTTCCATAAGGACATCAAGAACTTCATCGAGACGGTGAGGTTTACTGACGTGCCATTCAGCGAAACGGGGGTGCCTTACAGCACCATCCCCGGCGCGACCGCGAGCACTATCGTCAATGAGTTCTCGATGCCGGTGAACAAGGAAGGCCGGGTGGAACTGACAGGCCTGGAACTGGCGGCGCAGAGCCAACTGTCGTTCCTGCCTGCGCCGTTCGACAATCTGGGTGTTGTGGCGAACTACACCTACATCGACATGCCGGACGATCTGACGGGGATTTCCAAGACAAGCTACAACGCCACGGTCTATTACGAGACCGACCGTTGGGGTGCGCGCGCCTCGCTGAACTATCGCGACAAGTGGTACACCGGCTACAATACTGCCGTCATGAGCGCCAGCACGCGCGGGTTCGAAGGCGGCACCTATGTCGACGCCGCAGCCTTCTTCAACATCACCGAGTCGTTGCAGCTGACGTTCGACGCGGTCAACCTGACGAACGAAAAGGACACCCAGTTCTGGGGTCAGAACGAGTATCTGTACAATCAGAACCAGAGCGGAACGACCTATACGGCCGGCCTGACCTACAAGTTCTGA
- a CDS encoding DeoR/GlpR family DNA-binding transcription regulator: protein MSAPLLKDSKHLSQGARLAEILQLMEEKVFWTVSELAERFQVSEETIRRDARQLERSGVVQKVHGGLSSTNNLIEAPYRIRLRENAESKQKIAQKAAGLVTEGMTLLLDSGTTCHWLARALASVRNLTIVTNSVEIAHEVLGNPGQRLLLAGGQVNPVHNAAFGPEAKSFCRRFAPDLTILSMGAVDADRGFLDFDADEASFKQSLLEQARRIVVLADHTKFAKSGFIQVASFRDVQDLVTDLPPPGGVSRVAAQWDTRLHVADPT from the coding sequence ATGAGCGCCCCCCTCCTCAAAGACTCGAAACATCTCAGCCAAGGCGCCCGCCTGGCGGAGATCCTTCAGCTGATGGAGGAGAAGGTCTTCTGGACCGTGTCCGAACTCGCTGAGCGGTTTCAGGTCTCCGAAGAAACTATCCGCCGCGACGCCCGCCAACTGGAGCGCAGCGGCGTTGTGCAAAAGGTGCACGGCGGACTGTCCTCGACCAATAATCTGATCGAGGCGCCCTATCGCATCCGCCTGCGCGAAAACGCCGAGTCCAAGCAGAAGATCGCCCAGAAGGCCGCAGGCCTTGTTACCGAAGGCATGACCCTGCTGCTCGATTCCGGCACCACCTGCCACTGGCTGGCTCGCGCCCTGGCCTCGGTGCGCAATCTCACCATCGTCACCAACAGCGTCGAGATCGCGCACGAGGTTCTGGGCAATCCCGGCCAGCGCCTGCTGCTGGCGGGCGGCCAGGTCAATCCGGTCCACAACGCCGCCTTCGGCCCGGAAGCCAAGTCCTTCTGCCGCCGCTTCGCCCCCGACCTGACCATCTTGTCGATGGGCGCCGTGGACGCGGACCGGGGCTTCCTCGACTTCGACGCCGACGAGGCCTCGTTCAAACAGAGCCTGCTGGAACAGGCGCGCCGCATCGTCGTGCTGGCCGACCATACGAAGTTCGCCAAGTCCGGCTTCATCCAGGTCGCGTCTTTCCGCGACGTCCAGGACCTGGTGACCGACCTGCCCCCGCCCGGCGGCGTTTCCAGAGTCGCAGCCCAGTGGGACACCCGGCTGCATGTCGCCGATCCGACCTAG
- a CDS encoding UTRA domain-containing protein produces the protein MTGHEAEVLGVKSGLPGLAVRRASYDAQGRVVESDREHWRHDAVRIRVDTRVR, from the coding sequence CTGACTGGCCATGAGGCCGAGGTTCTGGGGGTGAAGTCCGGTCTGCCGGGTCTGGCGGTGCGGCGCGCCAGCTATGACGCCCAGGGGCGGGTGGTGGAGTCCGACCGCGAGCACTGGCGTCACGACGCCGTGCGGATCAGGGTGGACACGCGGGTGCGTTGA
- a CDS encoding alkaline phosphatase family protein, with protein sequence MRTPLLCLPLLAAALVAAAPAHAEPRRAGHVIIIGVDGLSPDGVNKADTPVLDDMMAKGSWSLHARGVLPTTSGANWASIITGAGPEQHGVTSNDWQVGEFNFPTSVTGSGGFFPSIFQVLTDQNPGLEIGSIYNWDGFGRLYGHRFVDYDAHGADEDKTTDLAVNYIKARRPDFLFIHLDHVDHAGHADGHGTPHYYEAVTKADALIGRIRQATVEAGIAEDTVILVTSDHGGVGKGHGGESLAELEIPWIAYGEGVKPGVELDLPINTFDTGATVAWLLGADVPYAWLGRPVRPILQGEAMPVQAYRTSSFYASPAILPAGSGNTPPGGLFIDGPARMSLQNPNAVGEVRYTLDNSTPTPASPVYAGPVEITRNTIVRAGLFVDGKPASVPSVGYFRVLDPRIAASRGVTYSVYLLPEAPVRLPDFSRLTPVASGRVHEITIDGLTLPREDAVAVVFEGQIQIDTAGEYGFSTASDDGSKLYIDGKTVVDNDGDHGVITAAGTIRLEPGKHAIRVEWFNGGGGAWLGAYVEGPGIPRQFIDPNRLTPR encoded by the coding sequence ATGCGCACGCCCCTCCTCTGCCTGCCCCTTCTGGCGGCCGCCCTCGTCGCCGCGGCGCCTGCCCACGCCGAGCCCCGCCGCGCCGGCCATGTGATCATCATCGGCGTCGACGGCCTCAGCCCCGACGGCGTCAACAAGGCCGACACCCCAGTCCTGGACGACATGATGGCCAAGGGCAGCTGGAGCCTGCACGCCCGCGGCGTCCTGCCGACCACCAGCGGCGCAAACTGGGCCTCAATCATCACCGGCGCCGGCCCCGAGCAACACGGCGTCACCAGCAACGACTGGCAGGTGGGTGAGTTCAACTTCCCCACCTCGGTCACCGGCTCCGGCGGTTTCTTCCCCTCGATCTTCCAGGTCCTGACCGATCAGAACCCGGGGCTGGAGATCGGCTCCATCTACAACTGGGACGGCTTCGGCCGTCTCTACGGCCACCGTTTCGTCGACTACGACGCCCATGGCGCGGACGAGGACAAGACCACCGACCTGGCCGTCAACTATATCAAGGCCCGGCGTCCGGACTTCCTCTTCATCCACCTGGACCACGTCGATCACGCCGGACACGCCGACGGCCACGGCACGCCCCACTATTATGAAGCGGTCACCAAGGCCGACGCCCTGATCGGCCGCATCCGCCAGGCGACGGTCGAGGCCGGCATCGCCGAGGACACGGTCATCCTGGTCACCTCCGACCATGGCGGCGTCGGCAAGGGCCATGGCGGCGAAAGCCTGGCCGAGCTGGAAATCCCGTGGATCGCCTATGGCGAGGGCGTAAAGCCCGGCGTCGAACTGGATCTGCCCATCAACACCTTCGACACCGGCGCGACGGTCGCCTGGCTGCTGGGCGCCGATGTTCCCTACGCCTGGCTGGGCCGCCCGGTGCGGCCGATCCTTCAGGGCGAGGCCATGCCGGTCCAGGCCTATCGCACCAGCAGTTTCTACGCCTCTCCGGCCATCCTGCCGGCCGGATCGGGCAACACCCCGCCCGGCGGCCTGTTCATCGACGGCCCGGCCCGCATGAGCCTGCAAAACCCGAACGCCGTGGGCGAAGTGCGCTATACGCTGGACAACTCGACGCCGACACCCGCCTCCCCCGTCTACGCCGGCCCGGTCGAGATCACGCGCAACACCATTGTTCGGGCCGGCCTGTTCGTCGATGGAAAACCGGCCAGCGTCCCGTCGGTCGGCTATTTCCGCGTTCTGGACCCGCGCATCGCCGCCAGCCGGGGCGTGACCTACAGCGTCTATCTGCTGCCCGAAGCCCCGGTGCGGCTGCCCGACTTCTCCCGCCTGACGCCGGTCGCATCCGGCAGGGTGCACGAGATCACGATCGACGGCCTGACCCTGCCGCGCGAGGACGCGGTCGCCGTGGTGTTCGAAGGCCAGATCCAGATCGACACCGCCGGCGAATACGGCTTCTCGACCGCCTCGGACGACGGCAGCAAACTCTATATCGACGGCAAGACGGTCGTGGACAATGACGGCGATCACGGCGTGATCACCGCCGCCGGCACGATCCGCCTCGAACCCGGCAAGCACGCCATTCGCGTCGAATGGTTCAACGGCGGCGGCGGCGCCTGGCTGGGCGCCTATGTCGAGGGTCCAGGCATTCCGCGCCAGTTCATCGACCCGAACCGGCTGACCCCGCGCTGA
- a CDS encoding HD domain-containing protein: MIRPASPEDFIAVIFDLLERMGGDHYGEAVTQLDHALQTAHHAREAGETDALVAAALLHDIGHLLQKHGQDAADRGIDAVHERIGAAWLAQAFAPEVSEPVRLHVEAKRYLANAEPGYADALSPASLQSLHLQGGPMNQDEAAVFRTHPHFDTAIRLRRYDEMGKTEGAVIAPLATYRDKLTALAARSA; the protein is encoded by the coding sequence ATGATCCGCCCTGCTTCACCTGAAGACTTCATCGCCGTCATCTTCGACCTGCTCGAGCGGATGGGCGGCGACCACTACGGCGAGGCCGTGACCCAGCTGGATCACGCCCTTCAGACGGCGCACCACGCCCGCGAAGCCGGGGAAACGGACGCTCTCGTCGCCGCCGCCCTGCTGCACGACATCGGCCATCTTCTGCAGAAACACGGACAGGACGCCGCAGATCGCGGCATAGACGCCGTGCACGAAAGGATTGGCGCCGCCTGGCTGGCACAGGCCTTCGCGCCCGAGGTGTCCGAACCGGTCCGACTACACGTCGAGGCCAAACGCTATCTGGCCAACGCTGAGCCCGGCTATGCGGACGCCCTCAGCCCCGCCTCGCTCCAGAGCCTGCATCTCCAGGGCGGCCCCATGAACCAAGACGAGGCCGCCGTCTTCCGCACCCATCCCCATTTCGATACGGCCATCCGCCTGCGCCGCTACGACGAGATGGGCAAGACCGAAGGGGCCGTCATCGCCCCGCTCGCCACCTACAGGGACAAGCTGACGGCCCTAGCCGCACGCTCCGCCTAG
- a CDS encoding exopolysaccharide biosynthesis polyprenyl glycosylphosphotransferase: protein MAAVRKLRIDMPDCARPLAAPTAASANDRAAASLAPHAERGPFRPEVWRNARQRSTVRLAAYYFRAADVLAVVGLAVVALWSLGSLDVKTLTVGAVLPLATGVVVALALLRSLGLYRFGAEPTPLLHLVGVVGIVALAIGAALLVGLGLDGHGLGPVLPWGLAATVCLVALHGLWRVLAARWRRQGLLSPNIVIVGATRNAEALIRRALERRDLNVLGVFDDRLARSPDRLAGVPVLGGANALLTHRMLPYVDRIVLAIDADAGARVRDLTRRLETLPNPLTVLFNSDASREAALNRLAGPSLAEIGSAPDADRRAFVKRVQDVVIGALALVAFAPVMAVIALAVRLDSPGPVFFRQRRHGFNQETIVVWKFRSMRHCDADATASRQVVADDDRVTRVGRFIRASSLDELPQLFNVLRGEMSLVGPRPHAIGMRTGETESALLVAEYAHRHRIKPGMTGWAAVCGSRGPVDSEAEVRRRVELDIDYIQRQSFWLDLWIILITIPVLLGDRAAVR from the coding sequence GTGGCGGCCGTGCGGAAACTCCGGATCGACATGCCCGACTGCGCCCGTCCTCTTGCCGCGCCGACCGCAGCGAGTGCGAACGACCGCGCCGCCGCCAGCCTCGCGCCGCATGCCGAGCGGGGTCCGTTCCGGCCGGAGGTGTGGCGCAACGCGCGCCAGCGCTCGACCGTGCGGCTGGCCGCCTATTATTTCCGCGCCGCTGACGTTCTGGCTGTGGTCGGTCTGGCCGTTGTGGCCCTGTGGTCGCTGGGGTCTCTCGATGTGAAGACCCTGACCGTCGGCGCCGTCCTGCCCCTGGCGACCGGCGTCGTCGTCGCCCTGGCCCTGCTGCGGAGCCTGGGCCTTTATCGATTCGGGGCAGAGCCGACGCCCCTGCTCCATCTGGTCGGGGTGGTCGGGATCGTCGCCTTGGCGATCGGGGCGGCGCTGCTGGTGGGTCTGGGCCTGGACGGGCACGGCCTGGGGCCGGTTTTACCCTGGGGTCTTGCGGCGACGGTCTGTCTGGTCGCCCTGCACGGCTTATGGCGGGTGCTGGCGGCGCGTTGGCGACGGCAGGGCCTGCTGTCGCCCAATATCGTCATCGTCGGGGCGACCCGGAACGCCGAGGCCCTGATCCGGCGGGCGCTGGAACGGCGCGACCTGAACGTGCTGGGCGTGTTCGACGACCGCCTGGCCCGCTCGCCTGACCGTCTGGCCGGGGTGCCGGTGCTGGGCGGGGCCAACGCCCTGCTGACCCATCGGATGCTGCCCTATGTCGACCGGATCGTTCTGGCGATCGACGCCGATGCGGGCGCGCGGGTGCGGGATCTGACGCGCCGTCTGGAGACCCTGCCCAATCCCCTGACCGTCCTGTTCAATTCCGACGCCAGTCGTGAGGCGGCGCTGAATCGTCTGGCCGGTCCGTCCCTGGCCGAGATCGGGTCCGCTCCCGACGCCGACCGCCGCGCCTTCGTCAAACGAGTGCAGGATGTGGTGATCGGCGCCCTGGCCCTGGTCGCCTTCGCCCCGGTCATGGCGGTGATCGCCCTGGCCGTACGGCTGGACAGCCCCGGCCCGGTCTTCTTCCGTCAGCGTCGCCATGGCTTCAACCAGGAGACCATCGTGGTGTGGAAATTCCGCTCTATGCGTCACTGCGACGCCGATGCGACCGCCAGCCGCCAGGTCGTCGCCGACGACGACCGCGTCACCCGCGTCGGCCGCTTCATCCGCGCCTCCAGCCTGGATGAACTGCCCCAGCTGTTCAACGTGCTGAGGGGCGAGATGTCCCTGGTCGGCCCGCGCCCTCACGCCATCGGCATGAGGACCGGCGAGACCGAATCCGCGCTTCTGGTCGCCGAATACGCCCACCGTCACCGTATCAAGCCCGGCATGACCGGCTGGGCCGCCGTCTGCGGGTCGCGCGGACCGGTGGACAGCGAGGCCGAGGTGCGCCGCCGCGTCGAGCTGGACATCGACTATATCCAGCGCCAGTCCTTCTGGCTGGACCTGTGGATCATCCTGATCACCATCCCCGTCCTGCTGGGCGACCGGGCGGCCGTGCGGTGA